The Metamycoplasma gateae genome window below encodes:
- a CDS encoding PP2C family protein-serine/threonine phosphatase: MNYFIKTDKGKFRKENQDNASISFLDNWTLAVLCDGMGGHFGGSLCSKKTIDFLFEYFQTRFNKDIEFNDKKSINKWFNNALSYVKKALKKIALNDTQYEDMGTTLTAALIFNINKETYVFNIGDSRTYAYNGLLHQITTDQNLLHQLINKKDKNLDIESLRLLPDANKLTSCLGPNKNMKCDSFLLKNDENIKYLLLTSDGVHDYINKPIIEQIIQDKKLKLESKANKLINIAKKNMSKDNLTVLLLEF; encoded by the coding sequence ATGAATTATTTTATTAAAACGGATAAAGGAAAGTTTAGAAAAGAAAATCAGGATAATGCTTCAATTAGTTTTTTAGATAATTGAACATTAGCTGTTTTATGTGACGGAATGGGCGGACATTTTGGAGGCTCATTGTGTTCAAAAAAAACCATTGATTTTTTATTTGAATATTTTCAAACCCGTTTTAATAAAGATATTGAATTTAATGATAAAAAAAGTATAAATAAGTGATTTAATAATGCACTTAGTTATGTTAAAAAAGCACTTAAAAAAATAGCTCTGAATGATACACAATATGAAGATATGGGCACAACCTTAACGGCTGCTCTAATTTTTAATATTAACAAAGAAACGTATGTTTTTAATATAGGCGATTCTCGGACATATGCTTATAATGGATTATTACACCAAATAACCACAGATCAAAATTTATTGCATCAACTTATTAATAAAAAAGATAAAAATTTGGATATAGAAAGTTTAAGACTTTTGCCAGACGCCAATAAACTTACTAGTTGTTTAGGACCTAATAAAAATATGAAGTGTGATAGCTTTTTATTAAAAAACGATGAAAATATAAAATACTTACTTCTTACTTCAGATGGAGTCCATGATTATATTAATAAACCTATAATTGAACAAATTATTCAAGATAAAAAACTGAAATTAGAATCTAAAGCTAATAAACTGATCAATATTGCAAAAAAGAACATGTCTAAAGATAATTTAACAGTTTTATTATTGGAGTTTTAA
- the gmk gene encoding guanylate kinase, with protein MEKKLIIFTGPSGVGKGTVEQFLFNQPDLKLKLSVSITTRNPREGEVDGIHYYFVPVETFETFIKENKLLEYSKHFDNYYGTLYSEIANIGASGKIPFIEIETNGAMQIIEKFKKEGKENELCTIFLMPPSLTELERRLELRNTETYDLILKRLDKAREEIVTSSIFQYVVVNNSIDDTVLKVREIIKTNFSHIIDNKKEAEAGRKA; from the coding sequence ATGGAAAAAAAATTAATCATTTTTACTGGACCTAGTGGTGTTGGGAAAGGAACTGTTGAACAATTCTTATTTAATCAACCAGATTTAAAATTAAAATTATCAGTATCAATAACAACAAGAAACCCAAGAGAAGGTGAAGTTGATGGAATTCATTATTATTTTGTTCCTGTAGAAACATTCGAAACCTTTATTAAAGAAAATAAATTGCTAGAATATTCAAAACATTTTGATAATTACTACGGCACATTATACTCAGAAATTGCTAACATTGGAGCTTCAGGAAAAATTCCATTTATTGAAATTGAAACAAATGGTGCAATGCAAATTATTGAAAAATTCAAAAAAGAAGGAAAAGAAAATGAACTATGTACTATTTTCTTAATGCCACCTTCACTAACTGAATTAGAAAGAAGATTAGAACTTAGAAATACTGAAACATATGATTTAATTCTAAAAAGATTGGATAAAGCTAGAGAAGAAATAGTTACATCTTCAATTTTTCAATATGTAGTTGTAAATAATTCAATTGATGATACTGTTTTAAAAGTTAGAGAAATAATTAAAACTAATTTTTCACATATTATTGATAATAAAAAAGAAGCAGAAGCTGGTAGAAAGGCATAA
- a CDS encoding restriction endonuclease subunit S yields the protein MTSDIKQYKLSDIFNIFGGFTPPKSNTENWKDGTIPWFRLEDIRLNGRILDDSIKKVKKARKIFPKNSIILSTTATIGEHALITTDFICNQRFTVFSLKDEFENIISIKFLYYLFFRIGSFLKETRSVDNFSLIRIEELKKISISIPPVEKQNEIVNILDKFTELETELETELDLRNLQYDYYLNSLLDFSNNEMLLKNIMNLNSKEKLDTNVKKINLTDICDISRGLNYTKDYILKNKGDYPVYSSQTSNEGIIGFINKYDYDGEYITWTTDGNAGTVFYRNGKFSATNHCGVLKVKNDNYVNSKFLFYLLKKVMPEYVIKATLMPVLLLNTVKEITVSIPSIEIQNKIANILDKLETYTKDIKTGLPLEIKQRKEQFDYYHKMLLTFDDNLERERERELSSSFIELLNMLEWKLMLDLTEYKLPDIFEISRGKIYSKSYILNNQGEFPVYSSQTLNDGILGKINTYDYDGEYITWNTDGYAGTVFYRNNKFSITNICGILKLKNPKVMNIKYLSYLLKITFPKFVNKSTSNSNKKMGINLVKNIKILIPSIRIQNKIVETLDKLEIYAKDIKDGLPKEINLRKKQYKYYLNKLLDFKK from the coding sequence ATGACTAGCGATATCAAACAGTACAAGCTCTCTGATATTTTTAATATTTTTGGAGGCTTTACACCACCAAAGTCTAATACTGAAAATTGAAAAGACGGGACTATTCCTTGGTTTAGATTGGAAGACATTCGTTTAAATGGCAGAATCTTGGATGATTCAATTAAAAAAGTAAAAAAAGCAAGAAAAATTTTCCCTAAAAATTCAATTATATTATCTACAACAGCAACAATAGGAGAACACGCCCTTATTACAACTGATTTTATCTGTAATCAAAGGTTTACTGTTTTTTCTTTGAAAGACGAATTTGAAAATATCATAAGTATTAAATTCTTATATTATTTATTTTTTAGGATAGGTAGTTTTTTAAAAGAAACCAGAAGTGTAGATAATTTTTCTTTAATAAGAATAGAAGAGTTAAAAAAAATATCGATATCAATACCACCGGTTGAAAAACAAAATGAAATTGTCAATATTTTAGACAAGTTCACAGAGTTAGAAACAGAGTTAGAAACAGAGTTAGACCTTAGAAACTTACAATATGATTATTATTTAAACTCATTATTAGATTTTTCTAACAATGAAATGTTATTAAAAAATATTATGAATCTAAATTCAAAAGAAAAATTAGATACAAATGTTAAAAAAATAAATTTAACAGATATTTGTGATATTTCAAGAGGTCTAAATTATACAAAAGATTATATTTTAAAAAATAAGGGCGATTATCCTGTTTATTCTTCACAAACTTCAAACGAGGGAATAATTGGTTTTATAAATAAATATGATTACGACGGCGAGTATATAACATGAACAACAGACGGGAATGCCGGAACCGTTTTTTATAGAAATGGAAAATTTTCTGCCACTAATCATTGCGGCGTTCTAAAGGTAAAAAATGATAATTACGTTAATTCAAAATTCTTGTTTTATTTATTAAAAAAAGTGATGCCTGAATACGTAATTAAAGCTACATTAATGCCCGTTTTATTACTAAACACAGTTAAGGAAATAACTGTATCAATTCCATCTATTGAAATTCAAAATAAAATTGCAAATATTTTAGACAAACTTGAAACCTATACAAAAGATATAAAAACTGGGCTACCACTTGAAATAAAACAAAGAAAAGAACAGTTTGATTATTATCATAAAATGTTATTAACTTTTGATGATAATCTAGAGAGAGAGAGAGAGAGAGAGCTAAGTAGTTCATTCATCGAATTATTGAATATGTTGGAATGAAAACTGATGCTGGATTTAACAGAATATAAATTACCTGATATTTTTGAAATTTCAAGAGGAAAAATTTATAGTAAAAGTTATATATTAAACAATCAAGGTGAATTCCCCGTATATTCATCTCAAACATTAAATGATGGAATTTTAGGAAAAATTAATACTTATGACTATGATGGAGAATATATAACATGAAATACTGATGGTTATGCTGGAACAGTTTTTTATAGAAATAATAAGTTTTCTATAACAAATATTTGTGGTATATTAAAACTTAAGAATCCGAAAGTTATGAATATTAAATATCTTTCATATTTATTAAAAATAACATTTCCAAAATTTGTTAATAAGTCTACAAGCAATTCAAATAAAAAAATGGGTATAAATCTCGTTAAAAATATAAAGATCCTTATTCCTTCTATTCGAATTCAAAATAAAATAGTTGAAACTCTTGATAAATTAGAAATATATGCTAAGGATATCAAAGATGGATTACCTAAGGAAATTAATTTAAGAAAAAAACAGTATAAATATTATTTAAATAAACTTTTAGATTTTAAAAAATAG
- a CDS encoding serine/threonine-protein kinase, which produces MEVLKKLDKFENINKHFKDFVLIGRGGYGEVYSATFIKANKRVAIKILTVPDATKKTINQIRFKNECNVLKNISSKNVVRMIGYFVSEDESYYAMELIKGTNLKSLIAKNKKIPVEEAIRIATEICQGLSDIHLANVIHRDLKPSNILIEDTTNTVKLIDFGISLSEECLRVTADNKTVGSVQYLAPEIPTRKQGPSIQSDIYAFGMILYEMLAGHPVYQGIDTQSVLLLQINGKIPPLEGVGKTIPQAVENIIIRCTAKKPEDRYKNCYEIMNDLKHCLSHQASLEEKLVIEDLNKPKKKNKKILSKKQKINKAITISLITAGAIAVLSLIIYFIVTAII; this is translated from the coding sequence ATGGAAGTATTAAAAAAATTAGATAAATTTGAAAATATTAATAAACATTTCAAAGACTTTGTTTTAATCGGAAGAGGCGGATATGGTGAAGTTTATTCGGCTACTTTTATAAAAGCTAATAAAAGAGTTGCAATAAAAATATTAACTGTTCCTGATGCAACTAAAAAAACCATTAATCAAATAAGATTTAAAAACGAATGCAATGTTTTAAAAAATATTAGTTCAAAAAATGTTGTAAGGATGATAGGTTATTTTGTAAGTGAAGATGAATCTTATTATGCAATGGAATTAATTAAAGGTACTAATCTTAAATCCTTAATTGCAAAGAACAAAAAAATACCTGTTGAGGAAGCAATAAGAATTGCAACCGAAATATGTCAAGGACTTAGTGATATTCACTTAGCAAATGTTATACACCGTGATTTAAAACCAAGTAATATCTTAATTGAAGATACCACAAACACCGTTAAACTAATAGACTTTGGTATTTCATTAAGTGAAGAATGTTTAAGAGTAACGGCTGATAACAAAACAGTTGGATCGGTTCAATATCTAGCTCCAGAAATTCCAACAAGAAAACAAGGGCCTTCAATTCAAAGTGATATATATGCATTTGGGATGATTCTTTATGAGATGTTAGCAGGTCACCCTGTTTATCAAGGGATTGATACTCAATCAGTATTATTACTTCAAATAAACGGTAAAATTCCTCCACTTGAAGGAGTTGGAAAAACAATTCCACAAGCGGTAGAAAATATTATCATAAGGTGTACTGCTAAGAAACCTGAAGATAGATATAAAAATTGTTATGAAATAATGAATGATTTAAAACATTGTTTAAGTCATCAAGCTAGTTTAGAAGAAAAATTAGTTATTGAGGATTTAAACAAACCAAAGAAAAAAAATAAAAAGATATTAAGTAAAAAACAAAAAATAAATAAGGCTATAACAATTTCGTTAATTACAGCTGGTGCAATTGCTGTATTATCACTAATAATTTACTTTATTGTTACTGCTATTATTTAA
- a CDS encoding MYPU_1760 family metalloprotease, with product MEKKKSKFRIFLFALFITVFSFGILGIAGYFTYNAIFKKIDNKLREEETVNPIDNNDDEKNEAENEKEKKQNNKNIVVELREKDKAIIFNRKESDGSESLNKNFVVGNLTFVEKPISIDSDNTPVYYLGSKGLTFLNNMFKKRAMFGPEINALKKVNINVETNLVSQDNTNGLYLPRRNEMYIFIKNIINNNRSLMTQSVEKRAEIIFGTLMHEYSHHIDNMYNKAIKKNDEYANNDLIEYDGDHDFKHFEINNKKFLNDFRINLNYHDDTNRNKFLRSKDDFYYDKNKIPVYKDFSSNDLFRAANVDISAEEKKRFEVLNSNKYFFNNNKYQSINFSSPANLKSIRYLFSFTELFPREMIKLSLGPNYWFYNPNKSLVENFFFFVKSNKELIFNAAGDDILKNLNVIRRNSLSLNNELVTFAPNWVFKDQIETFRSNIFNIKNNKYETPFENVGDQFHKGLFKAYIDLLGWGELISFTNYNLHNDKKDTLNFGGYFQLPTKILNDEKFSNLDKKIILVEKNNEGNFEELDFDMQDYNFIAKKKWNSIYRYYNKNQKQENYYNEDWIYPNLFKEGYEYVSYFIKDLNKNKIKQKFRNNKFDIRIWIDLNQDGKYDLNDKKNNEVISLLNDNEWNNSGDIFYQRYLNNKRKSTTFRRFYAPSIKYEWFKLNQDLIDKKYYYSIENY from the coding sequence ATGGAAAAGAAAAAATCAAAATTTCGCATTTTTTTATTTGCTTTATTTATTACCGTTTTTTCTTTTGGCATTTTAGGTATTGCCGGATATTTTACTTATAATGCAATTTTTAAGAAAATTGATAATAAATTAAGGGAAGAAGAAACTGTAAATCCAATAGATAACAATGATGATGAAAAAAATGAAGCTGAAAATGAAAAAGAAAAGAAACAAAACAATAAGAATATCGTTGTTGAATTAAGGGAAAAAGACAAAGCAATAATTTTTAACAGAAAAGAAAGCGATGGATCAGAAAGCTTAAATAAAAATTTCGTGGTTGGAAATCTAACATTTGTAGAAAAGCCAATTAGTATTGATTCAGATAATACACCAGTATATTATTTAGGTTCCAAAGGATTAACTTTCTTAAATAATATGTTTAAGAAAAGAGCAATGTTTGGGCCTGAAATAAATGCTTTAAAAAAAGTTAATATTAATGTTGAAACAAATCTTGTTTCTCAAGATAACACAAATGGTTTATATCTTCCACGAAGAAACGAAATGTATATATTTATAAAAAATATTATTAATAATAATCGTTCTTTAATGACTCAAAGCGTTGAAAAACGAGCTGAAATCATTTTTGGCACACTAATGCATGAATATAGTCATCATATTGATAATATGTACAATAAAGCAATCAAAAAAAATGATGAGTATGCTAATAATGATTTAATCGAATATGATGGTGACCACGATTTCAAACATTTTGAAATTAATAATAAAAAATTTTTAAATGATTTTAGAATTAATCTTAATTATCATGATGATACAAACAGAAATAAATTTTTAAGATCAAAAGATGATTTTTACTATGATAAAAATAAGATTCCCGTATATAAGGATTTTAGCTCAAATGATTTATTTAGAGCAGCTAATGTTGATATAAGCGCTGAAGAAAAAAAACGATTTGAAGTATTAAATAGTAATAAGTATTTTTTCAATAATAACAAATATCAAAGTATTAATTTTTCTTCACCTGCAAATTTAAAATCAATAAGATATTTATTTTCATTTACTGAGTTGTTTCCTCGTGAAATGATAAAACTTTCTTTAGGGCCTAATTATTGATTTTATAATCCTAATAAAAGCCTAGTTGAAAACTTTTTCTTCTTTGTAAAAAGTAATAAAGAACTAATATTTAACGCTGCTGGTGATGATATTTTAAAAAATCTTAACGTTATAAGAAGAAACTCACTAAGTTTAAACAATGAATTAGTTACATTTGCTCCGAACTGAGTTTTTAAAGATCAAATTGAAACTTTTAGATCAAATATTTTTAATATAAAAAATAATAAATATGAAACACCTTTTGAAAATGTGGGAGATCAATTTCATAAAGGTTTGTTTAAAGCTTATATTGATTTATTGGGTTGGGGAGAATTAATTAGCTTTACCAACTACAACCTACATAACGATAAAAAAGATACGTTAAATTTTGGTGGTTATTTCCAATTACCAACAAAAATATTAAATGATGAAAAATTTTCAAATTTAGATAAAAAAATTATCTTAGTAGAAAAAAATAATGAAGGTAATTTTGAGGAATTAGATTTTGATATGCAAGACTATAACTTTATAGCAAAGAAAAAATGAAATTCTATTTATCGTTACTATAATAAAAATCAGAAACAAGAAAATTATTACAATGAAGATTGAATATACCCAAACCTTTTTAAAGAAGGATATGAATATGTTTCATACTTTATAAAAGATTTAAATAAAAATAAAATTAAACAAAAATTTAGAAATAATAAATTTGACATTCGTATATGAATAGATTTAAATCAAGATGGTAAATATGATTTAAATGACAAAAAAAATAATGAAGTAATTTCTTTATTAAATGATAATGAATGAAATAACAGCGGAGACATTTTTTATCAAAGATACCTAAATAACAAAAGAAAATCTACTACATTTAGAAGATTTTATGCTCCTTCAATAAAATATGAATGATTCAAATTAAACCAAGATTTAATAGATAAAAAATACTACTACAGCATTGAAAATTATTAA
- the rsmD gene encoding 16S rRNA (guanine(966)-N(2))-methyltransferase RsmD: MLRIIAGKYRSRLLKQPSKTTTRPTVDRAREAIFSSIQFDIENKIFLDLFSGSGSFCLEALSRGAKQGICIEKDKNAYKIILENKSQLNEQNLSVFNTDALSFLSKNKDKKYDFVYLDPPFIEKDLLIKCIDILTNNSMINKGGKIIIETDWANFEYSAQNFEISKVKKYGKIYIYFIEWK, encoded by the coding sequence ATGTTAAGAATTATAGCTGGAAAATACCGTTCAAGATTATTAAAACAACCTTCAAAAACAACAACAAGACCAACAGTTGATAGAGCAAGGGAAGCAATCTTTTCATCAATCCAATTTGATATTGAAAATAAAATTTTTTTAGATCTTTTTTCAGGATCTGGTTCATTTTGTTTGGAAGCACTTTCACGCGGAGCAAAGCAAGGAATTTGCATTGAAAAAGATAAAAATGCATATAAGATTATTTTAGAAAATAAGTCTCAATTAAATGAACAAAATTTATCAGTTTTTAACACTGATGCTTTGAGTTTTTTGTCTAAAAATAAGGACAAAAAATACGATTTTGTTTATTTAGATCCTCCATTTATTGAAAAAGATTTATTAATAAAATGTATTGATATTTTAACGAATAATTCAATGATAAATAAAGGTGGAAAAATTATCATTGAAACAGATTGAGCTAACTTTGAATACAGTGCTCAAAATTTTGAAATATCTAAAGTAAAAAAATATGGAAAAATATATATTTACTTTATTGAATGAAAATAA
- a CDS encoding type I restriction-modification system subunit M: MFDNKKQEERKKLHNSIWKIAEDLRGSVDGWDFKQYVLVTLFYRFISENITKYINDNERAAGTADFDYSLMTDEEAMISKEFLVKEKGFFIKPSSLFTNVVKNGKDNENLNEILNNVFKEIEASAIGTESEEDLKGLFSDMDTNNNRLGSTVIERNKKLYSILKHIESLDLGNYQDNTIDVFGDAYEFLMSMYASSAGKSGGEFFTPQEVSELLARLTLIDFNDENKGDKKEIDKVYDPCCGSGSLLLKYAKILGKENVKESFSGQEINLTTYNLARINMFLHDINFDKFHIRLGNTLTNPLHQDEKPFDAIVSNPPYSIKWDGDSNVNLINDERFSVTTLAPKSKADLAFVLHMINHLSADGTAAIVEFPGTLYRSGAEADIRKWMVENKNVVDTIIQLPANLFFGTSISTCILVLRKNKTDTNVFFVDASDEFVKETKTSKLTEENIIKILDSVRFKKDVQGFSKLVSLEEIKQNDFNLSVNNYVIKNDEKEKIDIKKLNAELKQTVTKINDLRLQIDQIIEQLEGKDD; the protein is encoded by the coding sequence ATGTTTGATAATAAAAAACAAGAAGAAAGAAAAAAATTACATAATTCAATTTGAAAAATTGCAGAAGATTTAAGAGGCTCTGTTGATGGTTGAGATTTTAAACAGTATGTTTTGGTTACCCTTTTCTACCGTTTTATCTCTGAAAATATAACTAAATATATTAATGATAATGAACGCGCAGCCGGCACTGCTGATTTTGATTATTCTTTAATGACTGATGAAGAAGCTATGATTTCTAAAGAATTTTTAGTTAAAGAAAAAGGATTTTTTATTAAACCTTCTTCATTATTTACTAACGTTGTAAAAAATGGTAAAGATAATGAAAATTTAAATGAAATTTTAAATAATGTTTTTAAAGAAATTGAAGCTTCTGCTATTGGAACTGAATCTGAAGAAGATTTAAAAGGATTATTTAGTGATATGGACACTAATAATAATCGTTTAGGTTCAACAGTAATTGAAAGAAATAAAAAACTATATAGCATTTTAAAACACATCGAATCATTAGATCTTGGAAATTATCAGGATAATACTATCGATGTTTTTGGTGATGCATATGAATTTTTAATGAGTATGTATGCTTCTTCTGCTGGAAAATCGGGGGGGGAATTCTTTACACCACAAGAAGTATCAGAACTACTTGCAAGACTAACATTAATAGATTTTAACGATGAAAATAAAGGCGATAAAAAAGAAATTGATAAGGTTTATGATCCTTGTTGTGGGTCAGGTTCCTTATTATTAAAATATGCAAAAATCTTGGGAAAAGAAAATGTTAAAGAATCTTTTAGTGGTCAAGAAATCAATTTAACAACTTATAACTTAGCAAGAATTAATATGTTCTTACACGATATTAATTTTGATAAATTCCATATAAGATTAGGTAATACCTTGACAAACCCATTACACCAAGATGAAAAACCATTTGATGCAATAGTTTCAAATCCTCCATATTCAATTAAATGAGATGGAGATTCAAATGTTAATTTGATAAATGATGAAAGATTTTCAGTTACAACATTAGCACCTAAATCAAAAGCTGATTTAGCATTTGTTTTACATATGATTAATCATCTCTCAGCAGATGGAACTGCGGCAATTGTTGAATTCCCTGGAACACTTTATAGAAGTGGAGCTGAGGCTGATATTAGAAAATGAATGGTCGAAAATAAAAACGTAGTGGATACAATTATCCAACTACCTGCTAATTTATTCTTTGGAACTTCTATTTCTACATGTATTTTGGTATTAAGAAAAAATAAAACAGACACTAATGTATTTTTTGTCGATGCATCAGATGAATTTGTTAAAGAAACTAAAACAAGTAAATTAACAGAAGAAAATATAATTAAAATCTTAGATTCTGTAAGATTTAAAAAAGATGTACAAGGCTTTTCAAAACTAGTATCTTTAGAAGAAATAAAACAAAACGACTTTAATTTATCAGTTAATAATTATGTTATTAAAAACGATGAAAAAGAAAAAATTGATATTAAAAAATTAAATGCTGAATTAAAACAAACAGTTACTAAAATTAACGATCTACGTTTACAAATCGATCAAATTATCGAACAATTAGAAGGTAAAGATGACTAG
- a CDS encoding ribulose-phosphate 3-epimerase, with the protein MKKISPSILDVKKENLISYVNQLIEWNIDNIHYDVMDNKFVPNSALSFEEIKSIYNKCPSHKMDIHLMVEDVFYYFNLYKKFNAILTFHYEAFKNKESLQEIIKKAKEEKVQLGIAFNPDTDVSKIIPLLKDFALVLPMSVYPGKGGQAFIENTLDKVKTLKEFITKNNLNTIIQIDGGIKDFNIKKCFDAGIDLAVVGSYLVNNFSFETIKKLLN; encoded by the coding sequence ATGAAAAAAATTAGTCCGTCAATATTAGATGTTAAAAAGGAAAATTTAATCAGTTATGTTAATCAATTAATAGAGTGAAACATTGATAACATACATTATGATGTTATGGATAATAAGTTTGTTCCAAATAGTGCTCTTAGTTTTGAAGAAATAAAAAGCATATATAATAAATGTCCAAGTCATAAAATGGATATTCACTTGATGGTTGAAGACGTTTTTTATTACTTTAATTTATATAAAAAATTCAACGCGATTTTAACTTTTCATTATGAAGCTTTTAAAAATAAAGAATCATTACAAGAAATAATTAAAAAAGCAAAAGAAGAAAAAGTGCAATTAGGAATTGCATTTAATCCAGATACTGATGTTTCAAAAATAATTCCTTTATTAAAAGATTTTGCCTTAGTTTTGCCAATGAGTGTATACCCGGGAAAAGGCGGGCAAGCCTTTATTGAAAATACATTAGATAAAGTAAAAACCTTAAAAGAATTCATTACTAAAAATAATTTAAATACCATCATACAAATAGATGGCGGAATAAAAGATTTTAATATAAAAAAATGTTTCGATGCAGGCATTGACCTAGCGGTGGTAGGATCATATTTAGTTAATAATTTTTCATTTGAAACAATTAAAAAACTATTAAACTAA
- the rsgA gene encoding ribosome small subunit-dependent GTPase A, whose amino-acid sequence MEKGKIVKSVAGFYDVKSFEDKETYRVRGSGKLRLLDMKPIVGDNVEFEREGLIHHILGRKNFFIRPKIANVDQAIVVMSLVEPEFSSQLVDKFLIIIENKNVEPIIVLTKKDLTTTSKINFYKDQGYKVFEINYEENTGFDGLKDIFRHKTSFFVGQTGVGKTTLINYLAKTNFETQAISKALNRGKHTTREVSLINFNGGEIIDTPGFSSIEFDLTIDEMPTAFKSFKEASVLCKFRSCKHYHERIEDCEVKRRVQQGIIKEERYENYKSFLKRMLEPLF is encoded by the coding sequence ATGGAAAAAGGAAAAATTGTAAAATCGGTAGCTGGCTTTTATGATGTAAAGTCATTTGAAGATAAAGAAACTTATCGCGTAAGAGGCTCAGGAAAACTTAGACTATTAGATATGAAACCAATAGTTGGCGACAATGTTGAATTTGAAAGAGAAGGACTAATACATCATATTTTAGGACGAAAGAATTTTTTCATTCGCCCTAAAATCGCAAACGTTGACCAAGCTATAGTTGTTATGTCCTTAGTTGAACCTGAATTTAGTTCACAATTAGTTGATAAATTTTTAATCATCATTGAAAACAAAAATGTTGAACCCATTATTGTATTAACTAAAAAAGATTTAACTACAACCTCAAAAATAAACTTTTATAAAGACCAAGGATATAAGGTTTTTGAAATTAATTACGAGGAAAATACCGGTTTTGATGGATTAAAAGATATCTTTAGACATAAAACAAGTTTTTTTGTCGGGCAAACAGGTGTTGGTAAAACTACATTGATAAATTACTTAGCAAAAACAAATTTTGAAACACAGGCAATTTCAAAAGCCTTGAACAGAGGAAAACATACAACTAGAGAAGTAAGCTTAATTAATTTTAATGGTGGTGAAATAATTGATACTCCAGGGTTTTCATCAATTGAATTTGATTTAACAATTGATGAAATGCCTACTGCATTTAAATCATTCAAAGAAGCATCTGTTTTATGTAAGTTTAGAAGTTGTAAACATTATCATGAAAGAATTGAAGATTGCGAAGTAAAAAGAAGAGTACAACAAGGAATAATAAAAGAAGAAAGATATGAAAACTATAAAAGCTTTCTAAAAAGAATGTTGGAACCACTATTTTAA